AGGAACAGAAAATGCAATTTCCCTCTGAAGAGTAAAGATGGGTGGCGTTTTTCAATTCCTCTTCCTTTATTTCCTCCTACTCTCCCTGGCTGTCtccttctctgtgtttgtgaaatAAAGTAATGAGGTAAGTGATCATACCATGGATAAATAATTCGACAGCTCGGGGGAGCGGCACAAATGCCAGGCAGGAAATGTGCGTGCCTGGCAGCTCTACAACAAACTGGCTGTCACTCCATGAAATGTCAAAGTGTAGGCCACGGTGATCACCCCAGCAGGTTGTCTGGGCGTACGCCGCGTGTTCTGCTGAGGACTCCCccgccttttctttttttggaagcCTTGACTTAGCCGTGGTGACAGAAGGAGGACGCACAGCTCATGAAAACACAATAGATGATGAGCAAGCCCTCCCAGAAGTGACTTGACCACAGTGAGAGAGATGAGCCTGTGGTGAGAGAGATGAGCCTGCGGTGACATTGCTCACCTTCcacagggaagcaaaactggagGTTATGAATTGAAAATGGCTTTTAAATATGTGAGTGAGTCCCAGCAGAAGCCGGTTACTATAAAAAGACATGCGGGCAGGGTTATGTCGACAGCAGGGATTTCCTCTTTCATGCCAGAGTCCTGCAATGTGCGCCCGTGTCAGGTTTCTGCCGTATGTGTAGGACAAATAAGCACTAACCTGTTTGACAGCAGGTTTGAATGAGCATAATTGATCACTGTCACAATATACTCCTGGAATAAAAGGTGAGGAGGCAGCCTTGAATGAAACTCTGGGTGAAAGTTTAGAATAGAAGAATCGCCCTTTATTGTTAGTTTGGATTAGACCCAAGCCGATCAAAGGTTTACAGTAAACTAAGAGCATTACAGGGGAGTGGGGCACTTCAGCATGACTCCCTTGTTATGAAAAAAATGAGAGAGGCGTTGACGTGTGAAATGTCACTGTTTtggtcagttttttttcttccagcaaACCTCATGGTGAACTGGGCAGCAACTAAACCTTCTGCTCGAATGGCAAACAACAGAATGTATTCCacttttcaacaattttttaattttagtgcATTAAAGTATGCAAAAGCATTGTCCCATCTCAACACAGGGGGGATTGTGACACGGACCTCAGCAGCAGACTTCCTACGCCAGGAACCATAATTCAAAGAGAGATAGCagattttcttcattatttgtaTCTGCTGTTTGTatctttttaatacattttgtgCATATTTGCAATCAAATTAAATGCCTTTAGTAGTCTTTTTGTATCTCtttctttaatgttttgtatgtcATTTTGcatccctttgtggttgttatTATAATTCCGCTGTTTTTGACCAGTTTTGGTAATTTTATAATTGTTTAGCAAATTTATCTAGTTATTTTGTGCCTATTTAGTCATTTTGCATCCCTTTGTAGTCCTTTTTTGtatccattttcattttgtattgcTTTGAAGCTGTTTTATGTGTCATGGATATTTTTGggagtgttttgtcttttctttgtaGACATTTTGCACCTCATGAGTTGctttgtgtctctttgtttctttttcatgcatttgtagatacgtcgcatctattttttttgtcactttgcTGCACTCTGTTTTTCAACTCTTTGTAGTCCTTTTTTGCCACAAGCCAATTACTTAAAATGCAGAATTGGAGAAGTTTCTTCTTAATAATCGAATCGATTTTAAATATCTTATTGTTGACTTATAAAATCCTAAATAATATGGCCCCCGATTACTTAGCGgatctcctctgtctgtgtAGCCCTAAGAGAGCTCTAAGATCATCGGGTCAACTGCTcggctgaagaccagaggagacCGTGCCTTTGCCACTGCCGCACCCAAATTATGGAATAATCTTCCTCTTGACATTCGCGCATCAGATTCTAtccaatcttttaaatcacgtttaaAAACGTTCTTGTTTAATCTGGCATTTAAGGCTAATTAGTGTGGTTTTTATCTGGCTCTGCATTTatattatgtaattattttatatctgtaatttaGATTTTATATTCAGATTTTATCTGTATCATCGTtttactggaaagcactttggtgtacttaggtctttaaatgtgctatacaaataaatttgataTGATATGACGATAATAAAAGAAGCTTGTACTAAAATTCATTATATTTACTACCTTGATTGCTGAAAAGCATGATTGAGTTCAATAAATGCATCAATAATGTGTGAATTAAATAATATAGTATATTTGTATGATTGCTTCCATCATAAGTTGTTAATATTAATACCTGGATTTCAAGATGTTTTCTTAATTTGATTTGACTGGAGGATCCGGTTGCCTGAATACAGATACCAGCAGGTCAGCTGTTTTGGTCTGAATGCCTCCTTTGCTTGTGTTTAGTGGGTAATCCCTGGCTGCCCCTCCTGTGGATACAAATCACGATGTTCTCTTTCCCATGTGACCGCCCCTGTTTGTCTGAGCAGGGAGAGCTGAAGCCGAAGACCGCTCTGATTGGCTTAATGAAGGACTGCGCTAAGGTAAACACACTCACCCAAACACTAACAGGAAGTGCTGGGAtttttctttacaaaataaatgcatgtgttAAATGGGCCGATTACTACAGCAACACCTATTACAAAcaacaattcaattcagttttcaattcagttttatttatatagcgtaaaatcacaacaacagtcacctcaaggtgctttatattataacaCACCTGTGAACTGGCAGAATTTGGTGAGtatgttttatgttgttgtgtTATCATTGttaattattcatttttcattttttaagttgCTGATTAACTAATATTTTCAGATGACAAAGAATTTTAAACATGTAACATAAAGCAATTTAACAGGCACACAAAATTCTGTTTTTCAGTAGGAAAATTTCTCAGCAAGTCTTTCACCCAAAAtcaaactgctcaacctgagctgtgccACTGATGTACTGTACTCATTTCTAACCCTATCCATCCTGGTCGCTCCTAATGGAAATCTTATCATTTTTATCTGTTCGTCCcaccatacatcatagcaggtttGACCGTCATCTCGTAAACCTTccttttcactcttgctgccatccttctgtcacaaatccccCCTGATACTTGTCTCCACCTGCCtacactttcttcttcatgtcTCGTGTGGACTGTGCactgctttggatggttgataCTCAACTATGTTCACTGCCTCTGCTCCTTGCAGCTTCACTGCTACACACCTGTATTCTGTCTTGCATTCATCTACCTCCATTTCtcctggctctcttccacctgctccctactcCCACTATGAAGAACAATGTCATCTGCGAACATCATAGTCAGCAGAAATGTCTGCCTGGCctcctctgtcagtctgtcgtTAACATTATAAACAAAAAGGGGGTCAGAACAGATCCCTAATACACCCCAACTTAAACAGTAGTGTGTTTATTAGATATAATTCAGATGGATTTTAATTCCAAATTTTTTGCTTTATGTTTACTAAGGGTGAAAgtgaagttttcttttttagcttttattttgacatccCTTGCCCGGAAGTACACCCTGTTCGTGCACGTTCGCTTCACCAAAACATCATCGAGCAGCAAACAAACGGCTGCGAAGCTacgatgttttctgttttcaccaACCGGAGAGACAAAAAGGACGGAAGAAAACGGTGCGGGTGTGCCTCAGCGTGACCGACATCTTAGCAGCGAGTAGCCAAAAGGAGACCTGTGCGAGTGTTTTCTTCCCGGGGCTGCCGCCGGAGAGCTGTGCCTCGACAAGGCTGGGCGGGGTGATGTTTAGGTTCCGGTATAAAGGCAGCGACAAAATGGGAACCAGACGAGATGTGAAGCCGGCAGCCCGCGCTGTGCTCTTATCTCGGAGACTAGAATGAGAAGTTGGTCGCCCGGGTGTGAAAGGGCGGCGGTATAACCGTCTGGGGAGGCCACTGGCGGGGGAGAAGCGTGTCGCTGCCGCGTCCCTCCGCCCCTCATCCGCCAGTACCATGAGGACGATCTTTACATTCTGCTGTCTTTTCCTTATTACCGGCGGATCGGACCGGGCGTGGGCCACCGGAAACCTCACTGTCGATGGCAGCAACAGGACCAACGCGACGgccgacagcagcagcaggtataTCACAATTGGGGACGGGTCATTGCAGGAGTTCGAGTTCCCTGAATACACCAACGGCGTGATTGTAATCTCCAGCCGATACCGGAGCGCCGCGGCCGCCAGGACCGGCCGCCAGAGCTTAAAGCAGACTGTGAGAGTTCACTCCTTGGAACCAGAGGTGCTCTCGATAATCAACGTGACGGACGGCGGCCACGGAGGACAGGCTCAGAGCTACATCATCAACATCCGCTCTGGGCTGCCGGGCAGGGCTCAGCTGCAGATCCAGCTGCTGGACCTGGACCAGGGCTCGGTGCCGGTTCTGATTGAGGAGAGGACAGATTACTGCATCAAAGTGGAGCCCAGTGAGGATGACCCGGCCACCCGGCTCATCCAGTCGGGTGGTCTGTCCCATTTCTCTGAGAACCCCGTTCTTTTTGCCTTGCTGCCCCTCATCTTTGTCAACAAGTGTGCCTTTGGgtgcaaggtggaggtggaggtgctGCGGGGCCTGCTGAAGAGCCCCATGCCGTTGCTCCTAGGCGCACTGGGTCAGTTCCTGGTGATGCCTTTATATGCCTACTGTGTGTCCCAGTTGGCCTCACTGCCCAAGGCACTCGCTCTGGGGTTGGTCATCACCTGTTCTGCCCCAGGTGGAGGGGGAGGATACCTGTACAGCCTGCTGCTCGGAGGCGACGTCACCCTAGCCATCTCCATGACGCTGGTCTCCACAGTGGTGGCGGCGGCAGCCATGCCTTTGTCGTCAGCCCTGTACGGTTGGCTTCTGGGTGTCCATGCTGCCCTGCACGTGCCCTTTGTGAAGATCTTGGGCACCTTGCTGTTCATCGCTATCCCCATCTCACTGGGCATGCTGGTGAAGCTGCGGCTGCCTGCCCTCACTCGCGTCCTGCTGGCGCTCATCCAACCCTTCAGCTTCGTGCTCATTGTGGGCGGCATCTTCATGGCCTACCAAATGGGAGCGTCCATCCTGGCTAACGTCCAGCCCCAAATCGTGGTCGTTGGGATTACGGTGCCTTTGCTGGGCCTGGTGGTCGGGGCTGTCCTGGCCAAGCTGGCGGGCCTTTCTCCGCCACAGAGGAAGACGGTCAGCATCGAGGTGGGCGTCCAGAACAGCCTGCTGGCTCTCGCGGTCATGCAGCTGTCTTTCCGGCGACTGGAGGCAGACTTTGCGTCGCAGGCGCCCTTCATCGTGGCCCTCAGCAGCACCTCGGAGATGCTGCTCATCGTGCTGGGATACGTCACCCAGCGGAGGCTGTGCGGCTCGGCCGTCCCCAGGAGCGACGCCTGATTGTAGCTGCAGTTTTGCTCTTAACGTTTTTTGAAGAATGAACCGTTTGAATCCTGTGGAAAGCTGGTGTCCCTCTGTCTCAGCCTCAAGACGCCCAACAATCACCAACCCAACATCACTGTTGTTGTACACAGGACAGTGAATGGACTTTTTATGGGACTTTTGTTGTCgttttggtatttttttcaTGAAAACCAAAGGCCTTTTACccctttttgtgtttattttccagTACGTACTTTTTCAGATAAGATTATACTGTGAggtaaatgtaaatattcttAAGAAGACAAATCCCtattaaaagaaaagatatttttctaccagattacttttttttttttttttttttttttgtgatcaaAAAGCAAAGACTGATATTTGTATCATGTTTACAAGCGGTCCATGTGTCTTAGCCTGTGGAGGGGACGTTTTGTGGGGTGGGGTTAAAGTGGAAACTTTTGTGACTCAAACAGGAACATGGTgaaattattttgaaagtatTTGCCTCTGATTGTGTGTCCGGGATCTTTAAATCCATGTACTTGAATATTTGCAAGGAGAAATTCAGaaaaagtcaataaaaaaaaaattcttgttAAAGCAGAACTTGGcttgttgagtgtgtgtgtgtgtatgcatgcatgtgaGCATGTGCCAGAGAAAACCTACCAAACAGGTCAGTGCCCTCTGAGGCCCAACAGGCTGTTTGTTGAAGTTAACGGCAGCCAGGCTGCTTTCACACAGTCACGACCTTTATAAATGTTTGGTTTCGCTTTGACGTGAAGATGGTGAAACTGACTGTTGAGTGTTTTAATACTGAAACTTTCGTTTTTGCCTCTTTCAAATTGTGTAATCAACCACACAGTTAGTGAGGGGCTTTCTTTGGGCTAAGCCATTCATATGTAATTAGGACAAAGTGTGGTACATCGATGTGCTTAGAGGAAGCAAATATATTTGAAACCACTGAACAGTTCACCAGATGGCTCCAGTAGCACCTTGGTGTTAGTGCACCAGGATTTCACAGGCACTGTAACTCACCTTCAAGCACATATGAGTGATATTCTTCATATAAGTGCAACTGTGACAGTAAGATTTTTACTTTTGCAAACAGTGTTTACTTATATTCAGTTTGATTGCTACAGTGGGGTCAACAGGGTTTAGTTTGACTTGCTTTTAGTGTTAAGACAATTTAATCATCTACTATAATAAGAGATTGATAAAATCGAGGAATCGGTGACCGTGTTACATTAtctaaaaacatcaagttttaAGTTTATGAGGTCCCAGCTGTGCCAAAATTCACATTCACTCCATGTCGACTGCATAAGCGACCAAACATTTGTCTGTATTTCACCTTTGATGAAACGGCTTCGACAAATATACCGTCGTGCTGTGATTTTGGTTTCCTAAAaaagtatttgtgtgtgtcaaTCCATCATGTTACACTTCCTCTAATTTCCCCGTGTTGTTTGTCCAGTGAAGTTCCACatagccaggctttctttgtcACAGCTGAAGCGAACCGAAGCTGAAAAGACGACACGCGTTTGCCACGTCTGTACATAATTTTGACACAATTGCAACATCATATAAAAAGCTTTAGTGTTTACCCTACGGGTGGCTGTCTCTGAAAAATGTGCTGCTGGGAGGTTTTCCAaatgattgttgtgtttttttagtgCTTGAAGCATAACACGCCTCACTTGGGCTGAtgataaaagtgtaaaaaaaggaaacaaaaccagtTTTCTGAACTGTCGTAGTGTTACAGGTGAGcttggatttttttgtgtgtgacttCCCGAAACCTCAAAAAACTCACTCTGGCTGACTGAAGTATTGAATGCAAGCTCGAAATTCAGAGTTTGCACAGCACCACAGAAACTCCCCTTCCTGCAGCTCTTTTGCAAAACATGCAAGTTTAGATGTGCATTTCCTGTTTACAGCACCAGGCTTTTATGTGCCTTCATTAGGAAACTCTCTGGGAGTGATTTGTGGTGGAAAAACAAAGGCCTGGCCTGCTGCAGATTTCAGAGAGCTCTCAGGAGGGAGGTGCAGCTGTAAAACTGCCAGACCTCTGCTTCAACTTGCAGAGGAGCACGAGGCCAAGAGATCCACGTTTCTTACAGAACAAccaccaaaagaagaagaagagaaacatgGGATGTCTGAGTCACGACTGCTTTTTTCTTCCCTCTAATATTAAAACATGTGTCGTTTAGCCAGCAGAGGCCAAATGTGACCCAGATAAGTGTAAATGCAATAATGCGGTCAATGAAAATGAACCTTTGTCACAATATAAGCCTCTTTGACTGTTACGCATTCAGAGAATGGAGAGGGGGGTTTGCCTTTAACTGATTTGTAAACATTCataaattcttttttaaaagtaatatttgttttgaaaaatattaaattaaaagtacataaggaaataataattattaatataattaaatatttaatgtgtttttatttatttttattatttaattgatttatatttttacttttgtattGCTTTTGAGTAACATCAATAAAACTTTTACCACTACTACGACTAATAATAATACGTAGGAGAAgaattagttttttaaaaataggctATCTGATTAATACCGGTAatagtaaattttatttctGTAGAACAATTAGCAAAAATTGCTGCATGTATAGTAGCACAAggataatttcattttattaaaattaataaattaaatctcatttcaagaacagtttaatttaattattactgAACTGAATAATAATTCATACcttataattaattaatataattTGTCAGCTCTAAAGGACTGATTATCTTAACTGTAGTTGCGTGCACAACTGCATTTTGAGACAAAAAGCAAATACTAAATACGTAATAGAACTGCAAATAAATCTAGTAAAAAGTAAAGTATTGTTTCCTGAAATGTTTTAGTGTAAAGGTGTTAGAGTACTGGATTACTTCAGTAAAGTACAAGTATGCcaaaaagtgttaatttacTTCTCACTTAGCTTAACATGTGAGCCAAAAAGCAAAACTGGGAAAAAATACAATGTAAGTACATTAAAATGCAGGTAATCCTGACACGGGAACACACAGCGTCATGTTACTAAGATGATAACAAAACCAAGTGGATCAGGTCAAcagatttatttacaaatagAGTGATTTCAGCAGTTTACCAAGTTTGTATATGTAACACTTTTACTCTGATGCAGGCAGGTAAATATACAAAAGTACTGGCAGTAAGTAAGTGCAGGTTAAAGCAACAAATGTTTTTCCAAGAGCATGAAGTTACCACAAACAGGTGAAATAAACTGAcaaaagtgaagaagaaaaaacacgtTTCTGCACTGCAGGAGAGCTGGAATGATGTTAGACAGGTATTTAACGAGATCACAGGTGCAGCAGGTGACCACACCTCCACAGTATTCAGAGAGAGATAGCATCAAATATGTATGTCACAATCATCTGTGACAGATGTGGTGTTTTTGTGGTGTGTTGTCACCTTTGTTTCAAATTGATAAGAGTAACTGATTCTCAGAGCTGAGGGGACTGGGCAGCATAAGGTGTTAGGACATTTGATTAGGAATTTGAAATATAAAGTGGAACTATAGCATGAAGTGATCTGAAAATAATGAGTATAATGTTTAACTGGATTCTGTAGCAAATGGGCTGGAGTGATGCATTTCCTGCGCTGAGTGTGGACAGGAAACGGCTGCGTCATTCAGGCCTGTACACAATGAATTGCAATAATCTAATGAGGAGCAAATGAGGGTGTGGATACGTGTTCAGTTGTATTATTCTGAAGCATTGATCATACACTGGTAAAGGGAATCtggatttgtgtttttctaaaaaaatgCAGCTGGCAATAATTAACATAACAATATCAGGACGCTTGTAATGTGCATAAAACAGGTCAAAAGACTGAGCCCGGTAGGACCCCACACGAGGTCATGAGGGCAGCTGATGAGGTAAGTGATCACTCTGATAAGTAGGAGCAGCAAATAGAGCTTCTGTGCTCAGAGCTGGATCTCTTTGCCTGAAATGGCAATTTTAGGGATATCTATTCTTGATACAGATCATAGGTAGGAAGTTTTAGCTCACAGGGATATTGATACATATGCTGAAACTTTGAGCATGCTTAACATGGGTATCTAATATcgacagaaaataataaaaatcagaaTAGGTTGATTCTAAGGTGAGCTTTAGGCGTGTGGTATATTAA
This Astatotilapia calliptera chromosome 7, fAstCal1.2, whole genome shotgun sequence DNA region includes the following protein-coding sequences:
- the slc10a3 gene encoding P3 protein, translating into MRTIFTFCCLFLITGGSDRAWATGNLTVDGSNRTNATADSSSRYITIGDGSLQEFEFPEYTNGVIVISSRYRSAAAARTGRQSLKQTVRVHSLEPEVLSIINVTDGGHGGQAQSYIINIRSGLPGRAQLQIQLLDLDQGSVPVLIEERTDYCIKVEPSEDDPATRLIQSGGLSHFSENPVLFALLPLIFVNKCAFGCKVEVEVLRGLLKSPMPLLLGALGQFLVMPLYAYCVSQLASLPKALALGLVITCSAPGGGGGYLYSLLLGGDVTLAISMTLVSTVVAAAAMPLSSALYGWLLGVHAALHVPFVKILGTLLFIAIPISLGMLVKLRLPALTRVLLALIQPFSFVLIVGGIFMAYQMGASILANVQPQIVVVGITVPLLGLVVGAVLAKLAGLSPPQRKTVSIEVGVQNSLLALAVMQLSFRRLEADFASQAPFIVALSSTSEMLLIVLGYVTQRRLCGSAVPRSDA